From a single Oxalobacter vibrioformis genomic region:
- a CDS encoding tetratricopeptide repeat protein encodes MKTLKQILCGYLIFLAAYSAFAGNKEEGKALYEQKKYTEALVLFLKADASKDAWVQNRLGVMYLRGRGVEKDPGAAFGWFKKSAAQNYPDAFSNLGRMYESGDYVGQDYQKALEYYLKGEALGSSQAVINLGFIYDKGIGVKEDKKKANDYYVKAAGMGNASALCNLGLKYMDGDGVPKNYERARKLFDTGSDHGNACCLNGLADLYSYGLGVQRDLPGAFKLYEKAAQIGSEDAQRNLAVAYEHGLGVKKNAVEAFRWYQQAAENGSPPAMERMARVYFHGQFGQKQDEAKAKMWLERAEKQRYAYRMSPPDVANTIIMRLFEEQQQ; translated from the coding sequence ATGAAAACACTCAAGCAAATCCTATGCGGCTACCTCATCTTTCTTGCGGCTTACAGCGCCTTTGCCGGCAACAAGGAAGAAGGAAAGGCCCTGTACGAGCAGAAGAAATATACCGAAGCACTGGTACTTTTCCTCAAGGCGGATGCCTCAAAGGATGCCTGGGTGCAAAACCGGCTGGGCGTGATGTATCTTCGAGGCAGAGGGGTCGAGAAAGATCCCGGGGCGGCGTTTGGCTGGTTCAAAAAGTCAGCAGCCCAGAATTATCCTGATGCATTCAGCAATCTCGGCAGGATGTATGAAAGCGGGGATTATGTCGGGCAGGATTATCAAAAAGCTTTGGAATATTATCTAAAGGGTGAAGCGCTTGGCTCGTCACAGGCAGTGATTAACCTTGGTTTCATCTATGACAAGGGAATCGGTGTCAAAGAGGACAAGAAAAAAGCCAATGATTATTATGTAAAGGCTGCAGGAATGGGCAATGCGTCTGCACTTTGCAATCTTGGACTGAAGTATATGGATGGAGACGGCGTGCCGAAAAATTATGAACGTGCCAGGAAACTCTTCGATACCGGATCAGATCATGGCAACGCCTGCTGTCTGAATGGCCTTGCCGACCTCTATTCCTATGGGCTAGGAGTACAGCGCGACCTTCCGGGTGCATTCAAGCTTTATGAGAAAGCGGCGCAAATAGGCAGCGAGGACGCGCAGCGCAATCTTGCGGTGGCTTACGAGCATGGTCTTGGCGTGAAGAAAAATGCCGTTGAGGCTTTCCGGTGGTATCAGCAGGCCGCTGAAAACGGCAGTCCACCTGCCATGGAGCGCATGGCGCGTGTTTATTTCCACGGCCAGTTTGGCCAGAAGCAAGACGAGGCCAAGGCAAAAATGTGGCTGGAAAGGGCGGAGAAACAGCGGTATGCCTACCGGATGTCCCCTCCTGATGTTGCCAATACCATCATCATGCGCCTGTTTGAAGAACAACAGCAGTAA
- a CDS encoding tetratricopeptide repeat protein: MKTVKQILCGCLIFLAACSAFAGNKEAGKALYDQKKYSQALSRFLKADASRDAWVQNRLGNMYLLGKGVKKDPKIAFQWYTKSAAQNYPDAYSNLGRMYESGDYVGQDYQKALAYYEKGEELGSGEAVNNLGFIYEKGVGVKQDQKKSIDYYLKAAGMGNTSALCNLGQKYMYGDGVPENYESARKLFDAGSDHGDACCLKGLADLYAEGLGVQRDPAGAFKLYEKAAQTGSEDAQRKLALAYEHGLGVKKNASEAFRWYQEAAENGSSKAMERMARVYFHGQFGQKQDEAKAKMWLQRAEKQRHADRMPPPDVADTLIMRMFEEQ, from the coding sequence ATGAAAACAGTAAAGCAAATACTTTGTGGCTGTCTTATTTTCCTTGCGGCTTGCAGCGCCTTTGCGGGCAACAAGGAAGCGGGCAAGGCTCTGTACGACCAAAAGAAATATAGCCAAGCATTATCGCGTTTCCTCAAGGCAGATGCCTCCAGGGATGCCTGGGTGCAAAACCGTCTTGGCAATATGTACCTGTTGGGTAAAGGGGTGAAAAAAGACCCCAAGATCGCATTTCAGTGGTACACGAAGTCGGCAGCGCAGAACTATCCTGATGCGTACAGCAATCTCGGCAGGATGTATGAAAGCGGGGATTATGTCGGGCAGGATTATCAAAAAGCCCTTGCGTATTATGAAAAGGGCGAAGAACTAGGTTCGGGTGAAGCGGTGAATAACCTTGGTTTTATCTATGAAAAGGGCGTCGGCGTCAAACAGGATCAGAAGAAATCTATTGATTATTATCTCAAGGCCGCCGGGATGGGTAATACGTCTGCACTCTGTAATCTCGGCCAGAAATACATGTATGGTGATGGTGTACCGGAAAATTATGAAAGTGCAAGAAAATTATTCGATGCGGGATCAGATCATGGTGACGCCTGCTGCCTGAAAGGCCTTGCTGACCTGTATGCCGAGGGGTTGGGGGTGCAGCGCGATCCTGCTGGTGCATTCAAGCTTTATGAGAAAGCGGCGCAAACAGGCAGTGAGGACGCGCAGCGTAAACTCGCCTTAGCCTACGAACATGGCCTCGGCGTCAAGAAGAACGCCAGTGAAGCCTTCCGGTGGTACCAGGAAGCCGCTGAAAACGGCAGTTCTAAAGCCATGGAGCGCATGGCACGCGTTTATTTTCATGGGCAGTTTGGCCAGAAGCAAGACGAGGCCAAGGCAAAAATGTGGCTGCAAAGGGCGGAGAAACAGCGGCACGCTGATCGCATGCCTCCTCCCGATGTTGCCGATACCCTCATCATGCGGATGTTTGAGGAGCAATAG